The proteins below come from a single Periophthalmus magnuspinnatus isolate fPerMag1 chromosome 7, fPerMag1.2.pri, whole genome shotgun sequence genomic window:
- the zmynd12 gene encoding zinc finger MYND domain-containing protein 12 yields METRHLPIASRIIPLALPKGTEKLCELCQNRAYLQCAQCRVTFYCDATHQFADWVGIHEKICPLLVPIRTETLESFSKEGRIEKDIKKRELIAIARSIAEGKLTEGKHEEALPAGQTCLHFCMDVFGPCSIQLVPAYLLLAEGYMGLGNISSAAELLSQAELSVSKNPDCGHDLHHRLHRSLGRLQSIMGDLEGALFNYANDIYHAAEVYGLDSTVCSNGYFLLANIFAKQGKTQIVRSMYNEVAQTWNSHLTKLIEPFLENPTASLEPTFDKAKQVEVDKILHTILDFERHQSRKEHALMALASLCLSMLWFMGGDRVKARDFGRSALQSSQMSPNQELSTAVQKLLDLVETRPQTSEAKRSK; encoded by the exons ATGGAAACTCGACATTTACCCATAGCATCCCGGATAATTCCTCTTGCTTTACCGAAGGGGACCGAAAAGTTGTGTGAACTTTGTCAAAACAGAGCCTACCTTCAATGCGCACAGTGTCGAGTCACGTTTTACTG TGATGCTACACACCAGTTTGCAGATTGGGTGGGGATTCATGAGAAGATCTGTCCGCTGCTGGTCCCTATCCGCACAGAGACGTTGGAGAGTTTCAGTAAAGAAGGCAGAAtagaaaaagacattaaaaag AGAGAGCTGATTGCCATTGCCAGGTCCATAGCTGAGGGGAAGTTGACTGAGGGGAAGCATGAGGAGGCCCTTCCTGCAGGTCAGACGTGCCTCCACTTCTGCATGGACGTGTTCGGGCCCTGCAGCATCCAGCTGGTCCCTGCATACCTGCTGTTGGCAGAGGGCTACATGG GATTAGGAAACATCTCCTCAGCTGCTGAGCTGCTGTCCCAGGCTGAGTTGTCCGTGTCCAAAAACCCAGACTGTGGCCATGACCTGCATCACCGCCTGCACCGGAGTCTGGGCCGGCTGCAGAGCATCATGGGAGACCTAGAGGGTGCTCTGTTTAACTATGCTAATGAT ATTTACCATGCTGCTGAGGTGTATGGGCTGGACAGCACGGTTTGCAGTAATGGATACTTTCTTTTGGCCAATATTTTTGCCAAACAAGGGAAAACTCAAATTGTTCGGTCCATGTataatgag gtgGCACAAACCTGGAATTCTCACTTGACTAAACTTATAGAACCCTTTTTAGAGAATCCTACTGCATCTTTGGAACCAACTTTTG aTAAAGCCAAGCAAGTGGAAGTGGACAAGATCTTGCACACCATCTTAGACTTTGAGCGGCACCAGAGCAGGAAGGAGCACGCCTTGATGGCGCTggcctccctctgtctgtccatGCTGTGGTTTATGGGAGGTGACCGTGTCAAG GCAAGGGACTTTGGACGCTCCGCCCTTCAGTCCAGCCAGATGAGCCCAAACCAGGAGCTGAGCACAGCCGTACAGAAGCTACTGGACCTGGTGGAGACGCGCCCCCAGACATCTGAAGCCAAAAGGTCCAAATAG
- the emp3b gene encoding epithelial membrane protein 3b, with amino-acid sequence MAYLLMFVTLLHLITLAMLLIATMEKSWWVWDGMENSDLWYNCRFDNFTETWLCSSSKETEWLQAVQVLMVLAVVFSSVSFLVFLGQLFTMSRGGLFYFIGLCQIFAGLTAFTAVLIYTLQNKEILQDLRELSLGHFGYCFFLAWVCVPLLLLSGIIYIHLRKNNNT; translated from the exons atggcCTACCTGCTGATGTTCGTGACCTTGCTACACCTGATCACACTGGCCATGCTGCTCATCGCCACAATGGAAAAG TCCTGGTGGGTGTGGGATGGTATGGAGAACTCAGATCTGTGGTATAACTGTAGATTTGACAACTTCACCGAAACCTGGTTGTGCTCATCATCCAAAGAAACTG AGTGGCTCCAAGCAGTCCAAGTCCTCATGGTCCTCGCTGTGGTGTTTTCCTCCGTGTCCTTTTTGGTTTTCCTGGGACAGCTCTTTACCATGTCCAGAGGAGGACTATTCTACTTCATTGGCCTGTGTCAGATATTTGCAG GCCTGACAGCTTTTACTGCTGTTCTGATTTACACTCTGCAAAATAAGGAAATCCTCCAGGACCTGCGAGAGTTGAGCCTGGGGCACTTCGGATACTGCTTCTTTCTGGCCTGGGTCTGCGTTCCTCTGCTTCTGCTCAGTGGAATCATATACATCCATCTACGGaagaataataatacataa